GCGCGGCCAGTACGTGCCCGGCCACCCGTCGGTGACCGGCGGCGGAGAGGTGCAACCGGTCCTCGCTCCAGAGCTCGGGGTGCAGGAACACGTCGTCGGCGAAGAGGTCGACCAGCTTCGCGCCGTACCGCTGCGCGGTCTCCCCGACGGCCTGGTTGAGCATCGCCACCCGGGGCGCCATCATCCGCTGACCCGGCAGCCGGGACATCACGTCGGCGAACCGGAACACCAGCACATCCGCCCCGGCCTCACGGAAGTCCCGGATCACCTGGTCGAAGCGGCGGGTCAGCCCCTGCGCGTCGAAGTTGCGGCGCAGTACGTCGTTGCCGCCGGCCGCGAAGCTGACCAGATCGGGGCGCATGGCAAGAGCGGCGGGCACCTGCTCGTCCACCACGCTGGCAAAGAGGCGGCCCCGGATCGCCAGGTTCGCGTACCCGAAGTCCGGGCCGGCCTCGACCGCCAACCGCGCCGCGACCAGGTCGGCCCACCCCCGGTACGTCCCGTCCGGATAAGCGTCGTCCATGCCCTCGGTGAAGCTGTCCCCCACCGCCACGAAGCTGCGCCAGCGCATCCGCGCCCTCCTGAATCCGTGGCCCGCCAACAGGTCCCGCCGGAGTCTTACACCTCGGCGAGCCAGGTTACCGCCGGGTACGCCGAAAGTGGCGACCCTGACATTCGCTGCCGATACCGTCACTTTTCCGCTGGCACGGGTTGTCGGTCGCGCCCCGCCCGAAATGCTTGGACGCCGGCTCGGTGGCGTGCCAGGCTGCCTGGATGCTGCTTCGGATGTCCACGCTGTTCCTTCGTACGCTGCGTGAGGACCCGGCGGACGCGGAGGTGCCGAGCCACCGGCTACTGGTCCGCGCCGGCTATATCCGCCGGGCGGCACCGGGCGGCTACACCTGGCTGCCGCTGGGCAAGCTGGTGCTCGACCGGGTGGCGCAGGTGGTCCGGGACGAAATGGCCGCGATCGGTGGCCAGGAGGTGCACTTCCCCGCCCTGCTGCCCCGGGAACCGTACGAGTCGAGCGGCCGATGGACCGAGTACGGCGACGACATCTTCACCCTCGCCGACCGGCGCGGCGCCGAACACCTGCTCGCGCCGACCCACGAGGAGATGGCCGCGCTGCTGGTGAAGGACCTGTTCAGCTCGTACCGGGACTTCCCGGTGATCCTCTACCAGGTGCAGACGAAGTTCCGCGACGAGGCACGGCCCCGGGCCGGGTTGCTTCGTGGGCGGGAGTTCCTGATGAAGGACGCCTACTCGTTCGACCTGGACCAGGCCGGACTCCAGGCGGCGTACGACCAGCACCGGATGGCGTACCAGCGGATATTCGACCGGCTCGGACTGGACTACACGATCGTCGCCGCCTCCTCGGGGGCGATGGGCGGGTCGGCGTCGGAGGAGTTCCTGGCCGCGACCCCGGTCGGTGAGGACACCTTCGTCGGCTGCACCGCCTGCCACTACGCGGCCAACACCGAGGCGGTGACCACACCGGCGCCGCCCGCCGGTGACCCGGACGCACACCCCGCCGCGGCGGCGTACGACACCCCGGACACGCCGACCATCGAGGCGCTGGTGGAGGTCGCGAACGCCCGCCGGTTGGGGGGCCGGGACGACTGGACCGCCGCCGACACGTTGAAGAACGTGGTGCTGTCAGTACGCCGGGTCGGGGTGACCGAGCCGGAGTTGCTGGTCATCGGCGTACCGGGCGACCGGGAGGTGGACCTGAAGCGGGTCGAGGTGGCGCTCTACCCGAACACCGTCGCGCTCTTCGACGGCTTCGCCGACCGGCCTGACCTGGTCCGTGGATACATCGGGCCGCAGGTGCTGGCGAAGCTCGGCATCCGATACCTGGTCGACCCCCGGGTGGTCACCGGCACCGCCTGGCTGACCGGCGCGAACGAGCCGGGCCGGCACGCGGTCAACGTGGTCAGCGGCCGGGACTTCACGCCTGACGGCACGATCGAGGCGGCGGAGGTCCGGGCCGGTGACCCCTGTCCGGCCTGCCGTTCGGGCAGGCTGACCATCCGTCGGGGCATCGAGATCGGGCACATCTTCCAACTCGGGCGGCGGTTCACCGACGCGTTCGCGGTGGACGTACTCGGCCCGGCCGGCAAGCCGGTACGGCCGATCATGGGCTGTTACGGCATCGGGGTGTCCCGCGCGGTCGCGGCGATCGCCGAGCAGCACCACGACGAACGGGGGCTAGCCTGGCCGGCGTCGATCGCACCAGCCGACGTACACCTGGTCGCGGCCGGCAAGGGCGCCCCGGTGGAGGCGGCGCTCGCCCTCGGCGAGGAGCTGGCCCGCGCGGGCCTGCGGGTGCTGGTCGACGACCGGTCGCAGGTCTCGGCCGGGGTGAAGTTCGCCGACGCGGACCTGATCGGCATCCCGCGCAGTGTGGTGCTCGGGCGCCGGCTGGTCGACGGGTACGTCGAACTGCGCGACCGGGCCAGCGACGTACGGGTCGAGCTGCCGCTGGCCGAGATCGTCGCCCGCCTGACCGGACAACCCGCCTGATCCCGGACCGTCCCGCCCCGAACCAGTCGCTTTGACCCTCGACCTGGTCGAGGGCCGATGATCCGCCCGGATGACAGCTGATCCGCCCGGATGCTCCGCACCAAAGCCGCCGGGCGGATCAGTTCGGAACGAGAGGCGGGACGCGACGATGGATCTCAGCAATCCGGTGCTCAGGTTGTGCCAGGACGGCATGCGGGCCGAGGCCGAGGGGCGCGGGGCGGACGCCCGTGCCCTGTACGAGCGGGCCTGGGAGTCCAGCGGCGACGACTATGAGGCGTGCGTCGCGGCGCACTACCTGGCCCGGCAGCAGGAGGAGGCCGATGAGGTCCTCCGGTGGAACCGGGAGGCGTTGACGCGGGCCGACCGGGTCGGGGACGAGCGGGTCGCCGCCCTCTACCCGTCGCTGCACGTGGGTGTGGGTCTGGCGTGTGAGCGGCTCGGCGACCTGCCCCGGGCCCGCCGCGCGTTCGAGCAGGCCCAAGGGCACGTCGTCGCCCTGCCGGAGGACGGGTACGGCGACCTGCTGCGGACCGCCATCGCCGACGGCCTCCGCCGGTTGACGGGGCCGCCGGACGCTGACGAGACGAATCAGGATGACGCGGATCGGGGGTGACCCGGATCCCGATGGCGGGAGCCGGGGTGGGTGAGGTCTCCTAACCCCGGTTGCCGGCGCGGAGCGACTCGTAGTGGCGCAGGCACTCGTCGTACGACGGGAGCAGGCCCTCGGCACGCAGTTCGGCCAGGGTGGGGCCGTTCGCGTCGCGCTCGGAGAGGATCGGGTCGATGTCGGCCGGGATCGGCAGCCCCAGCTCCTTGTCCCGTACGTTCGCGATCCGCTCACGGCCGGGCGCGTACCCGGCGGAGCAGACGTAACTCAGCACCGTGTTCTCCTCCAGGGCGACAAAACCGTGCCCCAGCCCCTCGGAGAGGTAGAGGGCCCGGTAGTCCACCGTGTCCAGGCGAACGACCTCGTGCTGGCCGAATGTCGGCGAACCGACCCGCAGATCGACCACAATGTCCAGCAGGGCGCCCTGTGGGCAGTAGACGTACTTGCCCTGACCGGGCGGTACGTCGGCCCAGTGGATGCCCCGGACCACACCCCGCCGGGAGACGCTGTGGTTGGTCTGGGCGACGGACAACTCGAAACCCAGCGCCTCGGTGAACGCGGCCGCGTCGTACCAGACGAGGAAGTTGCCACGGTCGTCGGGGAATTGTTGGGGGACGAACTCCCACGCGCCGGAGATCGACAACTCGGTGGCTTTCACCTGTTCACCTTTCACGCGATCAGCAACAGCACACGATACCGACCAGCCTCGGACAACCTGGTGAGGTGGGCATCTCAACCGGGTGTGACCATCCGGGTACGGGGTACCGCACCGATATAGACGAACACGATTCACGGAGGGCTCTCATGACCAACTACCGGATCGCCGACCTGATGACCCGACAGGTCGTCTACCTCTCGGCACAGACCACCCTCGACGAGGCGGCACGCGCGATGGCCGACGCCGACATCGGCGACATCGTGGTGACCGACGGGCAGAGCCTGTTCGGCATGGTGACCGACCGGGACATCGTGGTCCGGGCGGTGGCCGAGCACAAGGATCCGGCGAAGACGACGCTCGGCGAGATCGCGACCCGGGAGATCGTGATGATCGAGCAGAGTTCGACCGGTGCCGAGGCGGCCCGGCTGATGCGGGACCGGGCCGTACGCCGGATGCTGGTCTGTGACGTCGATCGCCAACTGGTCGGCATCATCTCCCTCGGCGACCTGGCCCAACAACTCCACCCCACCGAAGCCACCACCCCCACCGCGTGAAGGAAGGGCCCCCTGTTATCGCTTTCGGTAGTACAAGGGCCCCCTCCTAACGTGAGTAGCCTGGAGCGCATGCCACCGAAGAAGCTCGACGAGATCATCGAGGAGTTCGCCTCCGCGCCACGTGATCTCGTGCTGGAGATGCTGCTCGAATACTCCGACGCGGTCCCGCCGCTCCCTGCCGAGTTGGTCGGGCACGCTGGCATGGAACAGGTGCCGGAGTGCCAGACCTCGTTCTTCCTCCGGGCCGAGGTCACCCCGGAGCGCACGGTGCAGACCTGGTTCGACTGCCCACCGGAGGCGCCGACCACCCGCGCGTTCGCCGGCATCCTCGCCGAAGGGCTGGCCGGGGCGAGCCCCGAGGAAGTGCTCGACGTACCGGATGACCTCTACCAGCGGATGGGCCTGGCGCAGGCGATCAGTCCGCTGCGCGTACGCGGTGGCACCGCGATCCTGGCCCGGCTCAAGCGGCAGGTGCGGGAACAGATCGGCTGACCCCGGGCGTTGCACCGAAACGTGGAAATCGATCTCTACGCGGACGTCGTCTGCCCCTGGTGCTACATCGGTAAGCGCCGGCTCGAACAGGCGTTGCAGTCCTACGACGGCGAGGTGACGGTCCGGCTGCGGCCGTTCCAGCTCGACCCGTCACCGGTGCCCGAACCGGTGCCGATGATGGAGGCCCTGGGCGCGAAGTTCGGCGGTCCGCAGCGGGCGCGACAGATGGTCGACCATGTCACCGGGATCGTCGCCGCCACCGGTCTGGACTACCAGTACGACCGGGCGGTCGCGGCGAACACCTTCGAGGCGCACCGGCTGGTCTGGTTCGCCGAGCAGCGCGGGCTGGGGAGCCGGATGATGGACGCCCTCCAGCGGGCCCACTTCGTCAACGGCGTCGACATCGGGTCGCGGTCCGCGCTCGCCGGGCTCGCCGCCGGGGTCGGCCTGGACGAGACCGAGGTACGGGAGTGGCTCGACTCGGACGCCGGCACCTCGGAGGTCCGGGCGGAGCTGGCCGAGGCCCACGCGTTGGGTGTCACCAGCGTGCCGACCTACGTGCTCGCCGGCAAGTACGCGGTTGTCGGCGCCCAGGAGACCGAGACCCTGCTCCAGGCGCTGGCCGAGGTGACCCGCCTCGAAGCCTCGGCCTGACCTCGAAGCCCGGCCTGACCAGGGCGTTCGAATGTTTCACGTGCAACAGTATTGATCTACTTCGAATCGCTCGGCACGGCTGCCACGCCCCGCGCAGGCCGGGCGGCCAGCCGTGGCGACGGTTCACCATCGGTGACTCAGCTCGCCGCCCGGGCCAGGTCGGTGACCATCCGCGCGTTCGGCAGGCTGGCCAGGGCGCGCCCCGGCACCGCGATCTTGCTGTGTCGTACGCCGGAGCCGACGATCACGTACTTGGTGTCGACCACCCGCTCGTCCACCAGGATCGGCCACTCGGCCGGCAGGCCGATCGGGGTGATCCCGCCGTACTCCATGCCGGTCAACTCGACCGCCTCGTCCATCGGGGCAAACCTCGCCTTGCGTACGTCGAGCTGACGGCGCACCACACCGTTGACGTCCGCCCTGGTGGTGGCGAGGATGACGCAGGCCGCGTACCGGGTCACGCCCTCCCGCTTGCCGGCCACCACCACGCAGTTGGCCGAGATGTCGAGCCCGACCTCGTACGCGGCACAGAAGGCGGCGGTGTCGGCGAGTGTGGCGTCGATCGGCGCCACCAGGATGTCGTCCACCGGCACCGGGGCGTCGGCCGGCCAGTCCCGTACGGCCGCCTGCACCGGAGCCGCGAGCAGGTCAAGGCGGGTACGGGCCGGTTCCGTGCGCAAGGTCCCCATCACGGGTCGATCCTCGCACCACCGGTCGGGCGGCACCGTCCCCGC
The Micromonospora pisi DNA segment above includes these coding regions:
- a CDS encoding DsbA family oxidoreductase, encoding MEIDLYADVVCPWCYIGKRRLEQALQSYDGEVTVRLRPFQLDPSPVPEPVPMMEALGAKFGGPQRARQMVDHVTGIVAATGLDYQYDRAVAANTFEAHRLVWFAEQRGLGSRMMDALQRAHFVNGVDIGSRSALAGLAAGVGLDETEVREWLDSDAGTSEVRAELAEAHALGVTSVPTYVLAGKYAVVGAQETETLLQALAEVTRLEASA
- a CDS encoding SGNH/GDSL hydrolase family protein, which produces MRWRSFVAVGDSFTEGMDDAYPDGTYRGWADLVAARLAVEAGPDFGYANLAIRGRLFASVVDEQVPAALAMRPDLVSFAAGGNDVLRRNFDAQGLTRRFDQVIRDFREAGADVLVFRFADVMSRLPGQRMMAPRVAMLNQAVGETAQRYGAKLVDLFADDVFLHPELWSEDRLHLSAAGHRRVAGHVLAALGLAPDEQWLVVPPEPAPTPWLAARGADLRWAGQHLAPWIKRRLTGRSSGDTVTAKRPVLSPFSD
- a CDS encoding proline--tRNA ligase; translated protein: MLLRMSTLFLRTLREDPADAEVPSHRLLVRAGYIRRAAPGGYTWLPLGKLVLDRVAQVVRDEMAAIGGQEVHFPALLPREPYESSGRWTEYGDDIFTLADRRGAEHLLAPTHEEMAALLVKDLFSSYRDFPVILYQVQTKFRDEARPRAGLLRGREFLMKDAYSFDLDQAGLQAAYDQHRMAYQRIFDRLGLDYTIVAASSGAMGGSASEEFLAATPVGEDTFVGCTACHYAANTEAVTTPAPPAGDPDAHPAAAAYDTPDTPTIEALVEVANARRLGGRDDWTAADTLKNVVLSVRRVGVTEPELLVIGVPGDREVDLKRVEVALYPNTVALFDGFADRPDLVRGYIGPQVLAKLGIRYLVDPRVVTGTAWLTGANEPGRHAVNVVSGRDFTPDGTIEAAEVRAGDPCPACRSGRLTIRRGIEIGHIFQLGRRFTDAFAVDVLGPAGKPVRPIMGCYGIGVSRAVAAIAEQHHDERGLAWPASIAPADVHLVAAGKGAPVEAALALGEELARAGLRVLVDDRSQVSAGVKFADADLIGIPRSVVLGRRLVDGYVELRDRASDVRVELPLAEIVARLTGQPA
- a CDS encoding CBS domain-containing protein yields the protein MTNYRIADLMTRQVVYLSAQTTLDEAARAMADADIGDIVVTDGQSLFGMVTDRDIVVRAVAEHKDPAKTTLGEIATREIVMIEQSSTGAEAARLMRDRAVRRMLVCDVDRQLVGIISLGDLAQQLHPTEATTPTA
- a CDS encoding YbaK/EbsC family protein — encoded protein: MGTLRTEPARTRLDLLAAPVQAAVRDWPADAPVPVDDILVAPIDATLADTAAFCAAYEVGLDISANCVVVAGKREGVTRYAACVILATTRADVNGVVRRQLDVRKARFAPMDEAVELTGMEYGGITPIGLPAEWPILVDERVVDTKYVIVGSGVRHSKIAVPGRALASLPNARMVTDLARAAS
- a CDS encoding dTDP-4-dehydrorhamnose 3,5-epimerase family protein, which translates into the protein MKATELSISGAWEFVPQQFPDDRGNFLVWYDAAAFTEALGFELSVAQTNHSVSRRGVVRGIHWADVPPGQGKYVYCPQGALLDIVVDLRVGSPTFGQHEVVRLDTVDYRALYLSEGLGHGFVALEENTVLSYVCSAGYAPGRERIANVRDKELGLPIPADIDPILSERDANGPTLAELRAEGLLPSYDECLRHYESLRAGNRG
- a CDS encoding SufE family protein gives rise to the protein MERMPPKKLDEIIEEFASAPRDLVLEMLLEYSDAVPPLPAELVGHAGMEQVPECQTSFFLRAEVTPERTVQTWFDCPPEAPTTRAFAGILAEGLAGASPEEVLDVPDDLYQRMGLAQAISPLRVRGGTAILARLKRQVREQIG